TACTGTTGGGATTCCCCACTCATTCATCATTTTAACTGGACTATTTCCAGTTCCGCCGCCAGCTCCATCAAATGTAACCAGGTCAACTTCACACTTAGAGGCTATCTTTAATATTCTAAGTAAATCCTCAGGGTCAAATGGGCCTGTTTTAAAGCAAATTCTCTTTGCTCCTTTTTCTCTAAGCTCTGCAATTCTTTTTTCAAAATGGTCTTCATCCCAAACAGGTAATTTACCAATTCTTTCAAAAACTTGGCCAATTCCTGCTTTATAAGCTTCTGCAATTTTTGAATCACTAGGATCAGGGTAAACCACATAGCCCATTTTTTGAAATTTAAGAGCATCGTTTATATCTTTAATTCTGCCCATTCCTTGTATGCCTTTTGCTGCTTGTCCAAACTTTATTTCTACAGATTCCACTCCTAATTTTTCTATGGCATAATCTAAAACTCCTAGATACTCATCATCCATATTGGCTTGAAGTATAATATCTCCATAACCATGATAATAATTTCTAAATGTATCTACCATTTCTTTGATTAAGGGAGAATTTACAACTTTATTATGGTCTAGCTCAAGAGCTTTATCTTTAGCTACTACGTCCTCCCCTATAACTACAGGAACTCCAAACACTGCCGCTCCAGCATAGTAATCCTGCCAGTTTAACTTAGCAATCGCGGGTAATATATAGGGCCCTTTTACAGGTATAGGATTTTTTATGCCAAATGTAGTCTTTATTTCTGCTTTAGGATAGGTTACTTCATAAGGATCCATACTCTCGCCTTTTGCTTGAAAAACTCTTCCATTGATATTAAAATGAGAAAAATCAAGTGAGTATTCTTTTTCTGATGCAAATTGATTTATGTCTGTAGCATATGGATAAATTGCTTCTGAGCCTCTCACTGCTGATAGTCCTATTTCACATGGGCCTACGCAATTTGCAGTACATACACAGCACATGCCTGAGCTAAGTGATAGATTCTCTGGTGTCCTCATTTTAGTGTTTGATAAAGTACTTCCTAAAGAGATACGTTTAGACATTTTTAGCACCATCCTCACATTTTATAAAATTTAATATATTAGCTATAATATTTTTTACTGCTTTTCCAGAAACTGTATCTTCATCTATTATGCTTTTGCCTTCATTTATAGCTTTTACAGCCTTGCTATCAAAAGGAATATTTCCTACAAAAGGTATATTTTTCTGTATGCAATATTCTTCTATTTCCTCTGCTTTTTTTATATTGGTGTTATATTTATTGATACAAACAGCAACTTTAGTTTTGAAATGATTTGCTGTTTCTATTATTCTTTTCATATCACTAATTCCTGAAATAGAAGGCTCTGAAACTATAAGAACAAAATCTACTCCTGTAATAGATGCTATTACTGGGCATCCTATGCCAGGAGAACCATCAATAATAACTATCTCATCAGTGACTAGATTATCTCTTAATCCTTTTTTGACCTCAGATACTAACATTCCAGATGTTCCGCTGCCCATCTTTAGCTCTGCTGTAGAAAAAACAGCATCTGACTTATATAGCATAAGCTCTCCAGCTACATCTTTTTTCATAGTGATGGCATTTACCGGGCAGACATATTCACAAAGACTACAGCCTTCACATGCAAAAGGATTTACTTTGTAATCTGATTCATTTTCTATGGCATCAAATCTGCATTTTTCCATGCAAAACCCACAACTGATACATTTTTCAGAATCAATTACAGCTTTATCCATACCATAATAATTTGAACTTATTTTATTTGTGTTTTGATGCATAAGCAAATGCAAATTAGGAGCATCCACATCGCAGTCAGCATAACCTTTTGCATTTGAAAGCTTAATAAATGCTGTAGCTACTGTAGTTTTACCTGTTCCACCTTTACCGCTAAGAATTAATAATTGCTTCATTTTGAGCCTCCTTAGTGATATCAGTTAACAGCTTTACAAATAAGTCATGATAACGCCTGTTTTCTTTAGAAACTATTTTCCCATCAGAGTTGAGTTTTCCAAGCTCAACATCAAATGGAATTTCGCTTAATATTTTTATTTTATTATTTTCGCAAAATTCCTTTGAGGGATTGAATCCATCTTGAGCTTTATTTAGAACAACACCAAAAGGTTTTTTAAATAATCTTACTAAATCATAAACCATCTTTAGATTATGACTACCAAACAATGTAGGTTCAGCTACTAGTAGGCAGTAATCAGCATCTTTTATGCTTTCCATAACTATGCAGGCACTGCCTGGTGGACAATCTACAATAGTAACTTGCTCATTTATATTTTCATTTTCTATCATAGCTTTTATTATAGGAACTCCTGAAGCTTCTCCCGTGTTTAATATACCTGACACAACTGTAACATCTTCTAGATTACCTTTTTCTATTTTCCCTATCGATTTATTAATTTCAGATATCGCACTTTCAGGGCAAATTTCCATACATCCTCCACAAGAGTGGCAAACTTCACTAAATACTTTTACTTTGTTATTTATGTAAGCTAAAGCGTTAAATTTACAAAAATCTACACATTTCCTGCATCCATTGCAAAGGTAGTCATTCACATATGGAATTTTTACCGATACATCTTCTTTAGTCAAGTTATCGGGTTTGAAAAAAAGATGGCCATTTGGTTCTTCTACATCACAATCTAAATAAAGAGCCTTTTTCGCAGTGTAAGCTAAGTTTACAGAAACTAAAGTTTTACCAGTACCACCCTTACCGCTAAGGACTGCAATTTTGAGCCTACTTTCCATGATTATGCATTCCTTCATGAATTTCAGTCAGTTCATTAAGCTTTCCAGCTTCATAAGCTTCTAAATTGGATTTTATGGAGTCCCCTTGAGTTTTGTACATTTTAATATTCGCTCCATTAATCACATCCGCAGCATTTCCTCCGCATCTTGGAGTAAGTAGTACATCAATTTTTCTATCAACTAAGCTTTGAGCCGCTTTTATTCCAGCTCCTCCTGGGCTAGATGCAGCTTCATTGTCAAAAAACTCAGCTTCTTTTGAGTCAGTATCATATATCATATAATATGGAGTTCTTCCAAACGATATGCAAACCTTTGACTCTATGTTCTTTTCATCTACTGGTATAGCTATTTTCATGCTTTCATCTCCTATTATTTCTTTATTGGCATATGCCTTTTATATTTTTGATTATACTCTTATAATTTTTGATGTCAATAAAAGTTTTTAGCATATGCTATTTAATCTTTATAGAATAGCTTTATGATTCTTGATATAATCTGAAAATCAATTTTTTTAAAGCAAGCATTATTTTTTTGCAAAAAATAAAAAACTAAGAATCACGTATAAGCTGATTCTTAGTTTCAAAATAAATTATTTAATTATAAATTACTAAATTCAAAATCATCCTCAAAAACTAGAGCTGTGTCAGGCGCCTTTTTGTGTTTCAAAATGCGCAGAACTTTTTCTTTCTTCTTTAAACTCTATCCATAAATCTCTAGCTGAATTCATAGTTATTCTAGGAACATTTCTTTCTGCAAATAACTCAGCATACCATCTTTTTGCATCTTCATAATCATTAAGTCTTCTGCTTAGCTCTGCAAGAGTATAAAGCATAAAATATCTTTTGTAGCCTATAGCTTCAAAATCTTCGTTGATATAGCACTTTTTATAGTTGTCATAACTCTGCTTAAGATAGTTCATTTCACCTTCAATATTTCCTTGCTCTCTGTAAAGCCAAGCTATTTTCAAAGACAATCCTGCTTTTACATAATATGGCTCTTCTATTAGTTGGGCGATGTATAGTCCTAGTTTTAGGGTTCTCAGTCCATCCTCATGTGTTCTTTCACCTGTAAGTCTAGTAAAATCCTTTATATTTAGAAGGTACTGAATAATCTTTTCCGTTTTCTGTATAGTCAGCCTCTTGTTTGCATTCTCTCCAAATGCATATCCACAGTGTGGGCAGATATTTATTTCATAGTGGTAAGGATTTACCCCTTTGTATATTTTATGATTATCAGATTCTACCTTTTCTACTCTTAATTTAGAACTGAGGGGTTTTTTAGTTGTAAAATTTGACTTGCAATTTGGACAAGCATATTTTTTATCGTATAGTAAAATCATTTTACATCCCTCCTAACTAAAACTATACACCCAGAAATTATCTTAGTCAATAGTACTATGTTAAATTAGGCATAAAAATAAATTTATGGGTCTAAAGGGACTAATTACCTATCACGATTATTTGACAACCTCTGACATCAAGCTAGTGTAAAAAGCAATTATATCTTCTTTAGTTTCAAAGCTTCCCTGTACCTTATCTTTTGAACCTCCGCCTTTTCCATTATAGGTTTTTATATTTGATTTAAAAAACTGTCCTAGATTTATGGCATCATTTTTTGTAACAGCAGTAATCTTATTATCAATCGTAGTTGCAAGAATAACTGTATTTGATTTTTCAAGCAAAATAGACTCTATATGAGCTAGTGTAGGAAAATCTATATCGTCAAAAATAAGAGCTATCGTTTCATCGGCCTTTATATTAAGTGAA
The sequence above is a segment of the Acetoanaerobium noterae genome. Coding sequences within it:
- a CDS encoding glutamate synthase-related protein; this translates as MSKRISLGSTLSNTKMRTPENLSLSSGMCCVCTANCVGPCEIGLSAVRGSEAIYPYATDINQFASEKEYSLDFSHFNINGRVFQAKGESMDPYEVTYPKAEIKTTFGIKNPIPVKGPYILPAIAKLNWQDYYAGAAVFGVPVVIGEDVVAKDKALELDHNKVVNSPLIKEMVDTFRNYYHGYGDIILQANMDDEYLGVLDYAIEKLGVESVEIKFGQAAKGIQGMGRIKDINDALKFQKMGYVVYPDPSDSKIAEAYKAGIGQVFERIGKLPVWDEDHFEKRIAELREKGAKRICFKTGPFDPEDLLRILKIASKCEVDLVTFDGAGGGTGNSPVKMMNEWGIPTVELECIVYALLEKIYSEGYNKVQVAITGGIAMEDQVYKALSLGAPYINFVAIGRAAMAAAISGKHVGNAIDNGKIFPDIQRFGNTKEEIFEDIKQLKTIYEDAVSLPAGAIGVYSYLERVSTGVKQLMALNRRFDIKDISRADILPMTALASEVSGLDSYSKRLSKILK
- a CDS encoding ATP-binding protein — its product is MKQLLILSGKGGTGKTTVATAFIKLSNAKGYADCDVDAPNLHLLMHQNTNKISSNYYGMDKAVIDSEKCISCGFCMEKCRFDAIENESDYKVNPFACEGCSLCEYVCPVNAITMKKDVAGELMLYKSDAVFSTAELKMGSGTSGMLVSEVKKGLRDNLVTDEIVIIDGSPGIGCPVIASITGVDFVLIVSEPSISGISDMKRIIETANHFKTKVAVCINKYNTNIKKAEEIEEYCIQKNIPFVGNIPFDSKAVKAINEGKSIIDEDTVSGKAVKNIIANILNFIKCEDGAKNV
- a CDS encoding nucleotide-binding protein, with product MKECIIMESRLKIAVLSGKGGTGKTLVSVNLAYTAKKALYLDCDVEEPNGHLFFKPDNLTKEDVSVKIPYVNDYLCNGCRKCVDFCKFNALAYINNKVKVFSEVCHSCGGCMEICPESAISEINKSIGKIEKGNLEDVTVVSGILNTGEASGVPIIKAMIENENINEQVTIVDCPPGSACIVMESIKDADYCLLVAEPTLFGSHNLKMVYDLVRLFKKPFGVVLNKAQDGFNPSKEFCENNKIKILSEIPFDVELGKLNSDGKIVSKENRRYHDLFVKLLTDITKEAQNEAIINS
- a CDS encoding NifB/NifX family molybdenum-iron cluster-binding protein, whose amino-acid sequence is MKIAIPVDEKNIESKVCISFGRTPYYMIYDTDSKEAEFFDNEAASSPGGAGIKAAQSLVDRKIDVLLTPRCGGNAADVINGANIKMYKTQGDSIKSNLEAYEAGKLNELTEIHEGMHNHGK
- a CDS encoding DUF2225 domain-containing protein, which translates into the protein MILLYDKKYACPNCKSNFTTKKPLSSKLRVEKVESDNHKIYKGVNPYHYEINICPHCGYAFGENANKRLTIQKTEKIIQYLLNIKDFTRLTGERTHEDGLRTLKLGLYIAQLIEEPYYVKAGLSLKIAWLYREQGNIEGEMNYLKQSYDNYKKCYINEDFEAIGYKRYFMLYTLAELSRRLNDYEDAKRWYAELFAERNVPRITMNSARDLWIEFKEERKSSAHFETQKGA